From Pelodiscus sinensis isolate JC-2024 chromosome 23, ASM4963464v1, whole genome shotgun sequence:
ACATCTCTGGCCAGGTCAGGGCAGGTGTGGCCCCCTCCAGAGAGTCCTCAGCTGCTGAATGAAGAGAAAACATCCTTCTTAAGAGCCCAGGTCTCTGCCTTCCATGGGCACCATCTTCAACATCCCCTCCAAAGGCCTCCTTGTTTCCAAGATGCAGGGGTTTCCCTGTGGTGCTCTCACACGCCTCGCTCTGGGACTCCTTGGGTGTGCGACTCGGAGCCGACGGCGCATTCTCTCGCACACCTGAATCAGTTGCTTGCTTTGGCCTTGCCCCTCTGGCCTGCTTCACTTCTGGGAAGGACTGCGTTGCTGGACCTTTCACCCCCTTGCTCCTGGGAGTGCTGGCCGCCTGACCTCCCAGTACTAGCCCTCGCCCCTCATCCCTGAGCACACCACAGGTCCAGGTACCATATTGCGAAGCTTCATCCTCACCtgccagtccctcaagagccggTTTGGCTGCTgttccctcccctttgctctctcgCAGTAGGGCAGAGGGGGTTAAAAACTCcaaagctggagccagggccccaTGCGATGGTGTCACCTCGTCTGTGGGTGTTCCCTGGTGCTCACAGCTCTCCCCCCAGTGCATAGGCTCCATGACAGCCGGAGAGTCTCCAGGGGAGCCCGAAGCAGTCCAAGTGTGACCTAGACGTCTGCGCTCCTCTGGATTTTCCTCAGCAGGGCAGCTCTTCCCTGCTATCCTGGAAcacgctggctgcaggggccctgCAGATGGATTCTGGGAAATGGCACTGTTTGAGTCGGGCAGCCTGGCCGCTAAGCAGACAGGCCAGTTAGCCTTTTCTCCCGCTGGCCTCTCCACCCCTTCTGAGGCAGCAGTTGCTGGAGAGCTTCCATCCGCTGCATGAACTGGTCTTTCAGACTCTGCCTTCTCTGGCCTgctttgtagatgcaccctcagtaaTCCCCCCGGCTGTAGAGCTCCGTCTGgcacaccccctcctgcccgtGCGGCTGCTGCACGTTCTGCAGTCTGGCCCAATTCCTGGCGGAGGCTGtcttggggcaggagcagcttctccagagcagggctggctgggcccatAGACCCGGCCTCTGAGAAAAAGGGCAGCTGCCCGTCCTGGGTGCTAGGCCTCAGCGCAGCCTGATGGGCATTTCCAGGCTTGTCGTTctcacacagaaacctgctgacTGAACCTACATCCATTTCATCCTCGCTGCCCGACAGAACTTCCTCCCGGGCCAGGCGCAAAGGCCAGGACGGAGAGGTCTCTCTGAGGACACCACGCTGGGGGTAGTGTCCTGTGCCAACAGCCggcgtgcagcctgccctgactgTGATCAGCCGGGTGGGGCGGAGGCTGTCGTCCTCGCTGTCCCCTTGCTCAATGTCACTGAAGCACTGCTCGTCTGCGCTGGCCAGGGCAGCCGGGATCAAACTGCACTCTTCCGAAGCCAAGTAAAACTCTGCCCAGTCTCGGTCATTCAGCTGGATGCTGTACTCGAAATTCTCCATTTCTGCAGGGGCAAAGCAAGGGGGCgtcaatgaggaaaagggcactGGGAAATTGTGCCCAAATGCCCTCAGAGCTGGGGCCGAGATGCCACTCGTGGGCTGCCCTTAGGGTTTATGGGACCTGcccagtactattaaactggtgtctCTGTGCTGGACAGAGGCCTGAGCAGGGAGAGGTGATGTTTTAGAGAtgggattttataatcttcagcaacacacgaatgaaacagttttaaaacagattttaaactcaggtcctgtcaactaacacagtaaattcagaaacggaCAGCGTAAACCTGggcttggcaaatgcctgttaaatggattcattaccacttgaatggctctgtcacaggttcagtgttctgctcaTAGCTCTGGCTGGCTTTTCCACTTTTAAatgaactagatcctctctggaggaagcagagccagggaccagggataggaagaggtagtTCAGTGCACATCCAAACCCAGTGGTACCCtacatttttgggtgccctatgcagctgcatattctgtgtatgggcaAGGATGGCCCTGACCACTAAACCCATCCCACAGCCCTACCCTTTCCCCTCCGGTTTCTTCACAattcagctgtgctgctgccattCCCATTCGCTTGCTGCTGAAACCAAGGGGACGCTAAGATCTTGGCATATTCATCCGCACAGCAGTTGCTGCCTCCCTGAAGGCACCTTTGTacttagggttagggttacagCATGCATGACACAGCTAATACCtacagcagcctgccaggggcacgcTACCTGAGCAATCTGCAGCAGTTACATAGTGGAGACAACCCTCTGCTTTCATGCCCCGGAAGCTTTAGTGCAGCCCGGGATAAACTATTCTAAAATGCCAGTTGGAAGAGGCACCCTCTGCTTTCATGCCCCGGAAGCTTTAGTGCAGCCCGGGATAAACTATTCTAAAATGCCAGTTGGAAGAGGCACCGTCTCTGTTAGGATCAATTATCCTAAATGCCATGTTAGATGCAGGTTGGGCTTTTCTAATTTTATCTGCATCAGCATTAGGGGGCAGCCTCGGAGCTACTGCAAGAGATCAGAGGAGCACAGACGAATTTCTGTACATCTGGGGTGTTGCAGGTTCTTAACTAGCTCAGTGCTCAGTGGATCTGAGCTTAATGGATGGGACAAAGTGTCTTTTCAGGGGCAGACTCCTCTGTGGCCTGCACCTACCTATTTCCATGCACACCTTCCACCACCCTTCTTTACAAGTCACTGTACCTCCTTGGCTGGTATaacagctccactgacttcactttacaccagctgaggatttggtctCTTGCGCCTGCCTGGAGGCGTGATGAGGGGCAACATTGCCACCGGAAGGCATTCAAGCTGCAGAGGTTTTGCAGAGCCCCGGCTGCCTGGCGCGTTTGCTGGGGAAAGCACTGACCCTGAGGCAGTGGGGAAGCAAGCTGGGGGTCAGAGAGCAGTGAGCCGCAGCCGGCGTGCAGAGCATGCGTAGGTATCCTACCTGTGGAACAATTTAAGTCGGGGAGGGAGACATGTCCAGAGTGATGCAGCGAAATCTTCCCTGCGCGACATGGTGCCGTACCCTTGACGGGGGCATTGAGGGCCAGACTTCACAGCGGCTCCATTCATCCGCCAAAAATAGCCCCCAGCCTGTCATATGAAACACCAGCCGTGCCAAGAGCTCTCCGAGGGCTGTGCTATAAATAACTGACGGGGAGAGGCATACGCTTGCCAACCAATGGGTTTCCTAGTTCTTGCACCTACAGCAGGGTCCCGTGGCCACCCCCAGATCCATAGGCCCCATCTGTTCTCAGGGTTGGAGTTACACCCCTGTAACTGAAGGCCGCGCAGAACACCGAGTGCTCAGTGGGAGACAGAACTCACAGGCGAAAGAAGCCATAGGGCAAAGCAAGGATAGTAGTGCTCATTCCTCTGGGAATGGCAGATGCACACATCCAATGACAATGACTGAGGCAAATAGCTCAGTAGGTTAAACCAAGGAAAACGGAGGTTGATTCTGTAGGATAATGGCCTTGAGAGTTATCAACGCCCCAGGCTTCAGGGCATGACCCGTCTGGCTAGGGTCTTTCTAACCCAGTGCTTTTCAATCAACGGGACGTGACCCACAACTAGGtggtggaatgtcgggcgctggaTCTCGTTGCTGttgggggatcaggtgaccagtggggatgctaaggcagctgcctgcctgtcctggcaccgcagactgtgctgtgccctagaagcaGCTGGCAACAGGCCTGGCTCTTATGTgggagggaaagtgcacagtgctctgtgcactgcccctaccCTGCCCACTAGCTCCGCACTGCCGTAGGCTGggaacctgctcctggctgcttctggggcgcagcatggtctgcggtgccaggagaggcaggaatctGCCTGAGCGCCCCCGCTGTACTGCTGTCCTGAAGCCGCTcaaggtcagcccctcctgccccagccctgactcacccccaaagccagagccccttcctacggcccaaagctctcctcctcagccccaccccacagcccacactccagtcaaatgaGGTTGGGTCGTGGGcagcaacaattttcttcaactgggtcgtgAGGAAAAAAGTTTGAGACCCGCTATGTTAAACCAAGGAAAACAGAGGTCGATTCTGTAGGATAATGGCCCTGAGGGTTATCAACACCCCAGGCTTCAGGGCCTGATCCGTCTGGCTCTTTCTAAGACACGTATCAGTGCTAACAGATGACCAGCAGGTCACCACACATGGCCAGGGACAAATGTCCTCGCTCCCTCAACACACGGCGGCAGTTCTGCACTAGCTGCCGACTTAGGCAGCCAGGATATACAAAATGGAGGTAGGGAGGTGAGATGACCAGGccacccagcagggctgtggcagaGTGAGGGAGAGAACTTGGCTCTCTTGTGTCGCTCTGCACGATGCCATACTGCCTTCCATTTCACACCCGCGGGGTCCGCAGGCCTCTGCAGGGCACCGAAAAAGATGGCAGCAGGGGGAACATCCCTGCAAGTGTAACAGTCTCTATTGTCCAGTGCGTAGGACCAGGCACGCTGCGTCTGACCAGTGGTGCATCTCGGCCCGTTGCTCCCATGCAGCATTGGCCATGCACTCTTACATGCTTGGGAGCAGAGTTATCCCTGGGGCGTTTGGCTTTCAGCAGGCCAGACGCCAGAGATGGGTGGCAGAGGCCCGGCTGAATACCAGGCAGACTTCATACGCCCTGGCCAGGAGATCCCAAGGAAAAGGCCAGTCTTGGGGAGTTTTTAGCCCTACCTGGTTGCTAGGCGTATGGCTCCAGAACACACACAGCACCGCCACAAGCTGTGAGCAAAACCAGGAGACCCAAGCCCCACTAGAAGCAAAGGCCGCCTACTCCCTCTCCTGTGTGCTCTTATACTGTTCGTGGGGAAGAGGCTCCTTCTTGTGGTGCCAGGGAGTCACTGCAGGCACACCAAGCTCACGCGCTCTGGAACTGCTCCCAGGGTGGTGGTGTAAACACTGACCAGAATCTGCTTCCTTTCTCTGTTCTGTGGGCTGACGCATGCTGGGGGCTTGTCAAGCGGAGAAAatatggaaggaaggaaggaggtcGACTGTCTTCTGTCCCTATCTGATTTTCGATCTGGCTACACCCACCTCCCGCCACCCCCACTCTTCCATAGACCCAGAAGGGAAAtccatcagcttccctttctTGGCTTCCTCTCTCTGACTCCTCCAGCAGCCAGTCAGAGGATGTGTTGGGCTGGGCCTTGCAAACCACAGCAGCACAGCACATGAAAGGGAAAGGCGCAGTGAGAGGGAACTGAAAGCCCAACGTAGGCTGGTGGGCCACGTTATCAGTGTCACACTGAAAACCATAGCAGGAGCAGCCACACGCCAAACCCCCAAGGAATGCCTCACCACACGCTCCACTCTGGGCTCAGAGACACAAGGTTCAGTTGAAAAAACAAGCATGTATTCATGTAGCTGCCCAGAGCAAAGCCCACACACCGTCACGGGGGAGGGCTGGAAATTCTACATCAGCTAGCTCCTCTTTGGCTTCTCTATAGCGTGACGATGTGAGAGCAAACTGGCCTTCAAGGACATAACTTCCCGACCTGCTGCCCATGCAACTCACACGCCTACccggtgtggttcactgtcccatgtagtggcacttagaccacttacagagagaaaaaatGAGTTTGCTCCATATCCTTAGCTGTGAGCCAGCTGCcttttagctcaagtgatagagtctcatgcactgagctccagaggtccccgGTTCGGTTCTGCCTCTGTCGACATTAGACCCATACGTCACATGCAAGCTGCAAAGGTGGCATTAGGTGACTGTCAAAGGCGATCAGAAATTCTAGGCTCAATAGGATGGATCGTATTTCTTTCTGTATGAGACCCCGAAACGCCACTAAAGCAGCCAGCTCTTCTGGGCACTGTAGGTCACCATTTTGAACTAGCACAACCTGGGCCATGCATAAGTGTTAGACAACTATAGACAGGGCTCACCGCATTtcagcaagccctgctcgccagctgcgctgtccggcgatctgcgcatgcgcaaatcgttctgcgcatgcacaggtcACCTGAACCCGGCTcctccgggttgcaatctactcaccatggacaagtagattgcattatttgtcgagccctgactataGATGATTGCACTGTATATCATAGTAATAGTGGCTGGAGAGTGCCATCTACTGAGGAAAGGATGGGAGGACACAGTTTTCCCCAATCAATCCCAGCCTCTGTTGGGAACTGGGACTTTTGTAAGGACATGATATAAATAACTGTAACATAACCACATAATTGGAGCTGGGACTGATGTGAAACTGCAGCTGAGACCTCTCCGCCTGCCAGTGCAGGATGGAATGCAGGACACAGCCCGAATGAAGGACACAAGATAAATTATTCATGCAGGAAAACTTAAAAACTGCAATGGGATTCCTTTGTCAgtgcccctttctccctcctccagctgGAGATTCTGTATTGCTGGTGTACAATAATTTTCAACAATAAAAAGGAGGGGGACACCAAAGCTGCGTGGAAGGTCACTCTGGGGCTAGGAGCAGCGATTTTCTTCAAAGTGAGGTACCTTTTAGGGGTAGGCCTCTCGATCAACTTCTAGGGGCATTTGGACCCCAAGTCTGGCATCTGAGTGTGTTGGGGTTGAACAGGAGCAGGACTATGTGTGGGACCTTCAGAACTAAGGCTGTGGCCTGCTGGTGCTAAAGAGCTGACATTTCTTGCTGGGAGCTTTACCACAGGCATGGCTCCCTACGCCttaggtgcagaaggggatgcttCACACACACTGAATAGTGGGTTAAATTTTCACTGAAACTCAGAGTGAAATTCAACTGAAACCACCAGTCTGGTTTTGCTGGTTTGAGGGCAGGTGGGTGGCTGGGAAACATCACTCCAAACCACAGAGGTTTGCATCCTTTCTGCCCAATGCTTTCCCTGTCTCTGTCTTCTCCAGAAAGTCAGTCCCTAGACTCTCTTAATATTCAGCCCATATTCCCGGAGAAGTCCACAGTGAGCTCACTCCAAGGTCAGCCCGCGCTGAGTTGAAACACAGCCCGAGCTGGCCTGAAACACAGCCAAGCTCCTCCAACAGGCTTGCAAACCTGGCCTGAGTTTCGGGTTGCTAATCCAAATCTCACTGGGTTTCAGGTTTCCACCCAGGGCTTTggcccagcactacacataaataCAGCCGCAGGCTGCAGGCTTTGCTTCCATTGGCTGGCCTTTCAGGGCGCTGGGGCAGCCGCAAGCGCGGGACTCCCTGCCAGTCTGGCTCAAAAGAATGGGCGGGTGGAAACTGGGGTGGGCAGCCAGCAGTGGcgcagaaacatttttaaaagtgggggtACTGAGTCCCTTTGCCCCTgtgcatccccacccccagctgaggCCAAGAACAAACCCCCTGCATGCAGGACCAGCAGCTGGGATTCTGAGTGCTGGGTTCTTGGTTGCTGCTCCGGTACGTGGGGCTCTAACTGGGACCCTAGcacatggggctggcagcagagctccTGGTATGGGGTGGTAGCCGAAAACCCAGTGCGCAGAGCCCGCAGCAGGGGCCCCGAGCACTAGGCTGGGAGCCCGGAGGTTCATGCGCCTCTTGCAACTAGCACCCGAGGCAccaagcttttaaacagaagCCCCAGACCAGTAGCAGGCCTTAAATATGAGTGAATCCTGGAATCAGAAGGGCCTGCTCCTACCCTGAGCAAACCTCACTGTTGTTCCTACTCTAAGGCAATCTGCCAGCTTTGCCTCCCCGCTCCTTCAGCTCACGCGGGTCAGTGCTGTGCCAGGGAGTAAAGGAGCTCAGTGCATTTCATCTCGTCCCACGGCTCGTTGGGCAGTACTAAATGAAGTGCCCCTGCTAGAAGCCTGCTGACCTGCTGGAGCCGTTTGAAGGGCTTTACAGAGACTCATGAGGTAAAATCCCAGCCCCAGtggagtcagtgggagttttgccattgacatcaGCTAGGCTAGCATTTCACCCCTGGAATTTAAGGTGTCCTGCCATTTCCACTAGGTGTCACTTAAGGACAGACAGTTAAGCATATTTCATTGATATTTAACCCTCCCTTGACTCTCAGTCTTATCCTAACCTCAAAGGAGAGGCTTTGGGACCAGGGAAAGGGATATCAGGGTCTTTCCCCTCTCTGATTTGTCCAGTTTTCAAGTGTGTACGCcaatgttccctataagctgagtgcttgggcaaccTCCCAGGTGAGATTCAAATaccgcccaactgattagcagagcacccccagctggcagcatatgttcctactggtggtgcacatctgcacatgcctcagtgcacaccacaaaatttattctgcacatgggtggaaaaattagagggaatgttaGCGTATGCGGCACTTTTTTCCAGGTTTTCTTTTTGCATTGCAATGCTGCAAAATGCTAACTGCAGAGAATGGCAGAGGGATTAGTAAGGCGAGTCTGCGTCTGCTCCTGCTTGACTCTAGGGTTCTTTAGCgtcattttttgaaaaacccgGGTCACATTTTTGTATTTATCCATTTCATATGTGGTTGGAAACTCTTTGACAGCAAGGACAGTTTttattgttctgtgtttgtacagtgccccGCACaatgggtagagccctgcaaatccagatatctgctttatatctgtgggtatctgcatccactgTGGTAAACACAAATATCTGCTGCTCgtttttgtggatgcagatactaattttgtatccacacagggctctaatgATGGGGCCTCCTAGATCAACGgcagtacaaataataaataagcaGAATGAAGCTAAGAAAAGAGAACAGAAAGTACCACACATCTTGGGGGCAGGGTGCTCCCCAATCCCCTGTGACTGTCCAGGTATAATAGCAGAATTCAGAACTTAACTAAGGACTTTGATTCCCAGAGTGCAGGGTCACATTGTGTCTCCATGCTATGGAGGCATAACTTGAGTCCCAAGCTTGCGGGAGAACTTTCTGACTAAGCTTTAAACACCATGGCCTGTCAGCTCTGCATGGACATTAAAAATTCCAGGCCACTTGCCCTGGCACCTGCCTTGAgtggaggggactggactagaagcTCTGAGGTCCTGTCAAGTCCTACAGTTTTATGATAAGAGACAAGATTTGCCCTGGTGTCTCTGGAAAAAATTCTTCCTGCCCATATGCCTTCTTATTTAGTAGACTGTTTATTGCCTTCTTTCACTCATAGCAATTTGGATGGATATAAATAcagcaccactgaaatgcagctcccTTTGGGATGGGAAGGCAGAAGACACACATGCACAATGTCACCTATTTGTATTTCCTTTGCATGGATTGTTATATCCTGACACACTCTGCGTATAATAATATCCTTGTAACTCAGCTATCCTTTATATTTTGAGAATGAGTGCGTGCGCAGGCACATCATGTACATACAAAAGACCCACCGTGGGTTATAATACACAGCTGGAGTTTACAAAACCATGCAGGAGATTTAGGTACCTGGTTCCACCCCCCGTTGGTAGTTTTGAACATCTCAGCCTATTCATGTATTGCACAGGTTCGTGTGTACAGTGTACATTCAATAAGCGTGACATGTTTGTCTCAGCCCACTGAGTGGGTTCCCGTTCCCTTGATCAAAAGACTCATGTGAGCCTCTCGAGGCAGGTCGCACTGCACACCAGGGTCTGACTCATTCAGTATAGAGGGCTGAATTCCATGTTAAATTCTCTCAGTGGGACAGTGTCTGCACTGAGCATTCCTGACTACCCTTcagttaggccaggtctatactagacccagaagatTACGGTATTCAACTCTAGCCACTCAGCGTTCgacttagtgggtctttactagactggctaaatcgaatgccagaagatcgatctccgtCATGGCAAGTAGAGACAAGGCCTTAGTGAACTGCTGCTGGTGCCACTAAGGGTTGGCAGAGAGATCAAGGGAAGACTGTGGCCTCTGTGTAGTAACTAAACTCTTAGTTATTGTCAGTGTCTTACTGACACATCCAGTTTCACTAAGGAGGAAAATATGCTTGCTTTAGACCTGCTAATATCTCTTATGTCTTACCTCTGCTTCTCTCCTTTCTCCATCCTCCCAGTTccttctctgtctctcttcctcttccctatCTATGTTTCCTCCATGCCTTCCTCTGCATTTCCTTCCTTCCAACAATTCCTGGttagggatgtcaatggttaACCGGTTGATGCTTATctgttaccagttaactggtggctTTGCTGGGCTGGAACAGACCCCTGCCCGAGACAGGTTGCTCCAGCCCAACTGTGCCTGCCATGCCgtgggaggaggctggagcagctccctgctagTCTGGGATagggccagctggagcagcccaccatGAATGGAGGgacactccagctcagctggcCCTCCGTGCTGCACCATGTCACGCTGTGCCATGCTGCagggccgctccagcccagctgggctggaacgccctccctgcctgcccccgttTAAGAAGTTTAACCAattaatggaattttacatccctattcctggTGCAGCCCACCAAGGGGTTCATGGCTACTCCTTCCCCTTTCCATCTGCCAAAAAGGACAGCACAAAATAATTCATGAGACCCCCTGAAATGCCATAACTGAGAGCTGACATCCCAGAGAGATCAAGGGGGTGCAGGTGAGT
This genomic window contains:
- the PERM1 gene encoding PGC-1 and ERR-induced regulator in muscle protein 1 isoform X2; this translates as MENFEYSIQLNDRDWAEFYLASEECSLIPAALASADEQCFSDIEQGDSEDDSLRPTRLITVRAGCTPAVGTGHYPQRGVLRETSPSWPLRLAREEVLSGSEDEMDVGSVSRFLCENDKPGNAHQAALRPSTQDGQLPFFSEAGSMGPASPALEKLLLPQDSLRQELGQTAERAAAARAGGGVPDGALQPGGLLRVHLQSRPEKAESERPVHAADGSSPATAASEGVERPAGEKANWPVCLAARLPDSNSAISQNPSAGPLQPACSRIAGKSCPAEENPEERRRLGHTWTASGSPGDSPAVMEPMHWGESCEHQGTPTDEVTPSHGALAPALEFLTPSALLRESKGEGTAAKPALEGLAGEDEASQYGTWTCGVLRDEGRGLVLGGQAASTPRSKGVKGPATQSFPEVKQARGARPKQATDSGVRENAPSAPSRTPKESQSEACESTTGKPLHLGNKEAFGGDVEDGAHGRQRPGLLRRMFSLHSAAEDSLEGATPALTWPEMCDYFFCDTQEPKNNQGRVEETPLSFSKKEQEVPEMYGPEMYEYFFNDPEESWEGGSKETFVEPDRASGSLVQTLSLCESREEPGLATAGEPAGVLSIPEIYEHFFDDGTRGRRSWGEIFLSMPAWEARKAMMAVKSLLRKPTCLVRCSPRNRAAPVPRGSRKRLPLLQLRLPTRIELQPEDLGMAPVLAERPHPPLALTQEDMCLVFVAFASWAVKTSDLQAPDAWKTVLLANFGTLSAIRYFRRQAIEGRHST
- the PERM1 gene encoding PGC-1 and ERR-induced regulator in muscle protein 1 isoform X1; translation: MENFEYSIQLNDRDWAEFYLASEECSLIPAALASADEQCFSDIEQGDSEDDSLRPTRLITVRAGCTPAVGTGHYPQRGVLRETSPSWPLRLAREEVLSGSEDEMDVGSVSRFLCENDKPGNAHQAALRPSTQDGQLPFFSEAGSMGPASPALEKLLLPQDSLRQELGQTAERAAAARAGGGVPDGALQPGGLLRVHLQSRPEKAESERPVHAADGSSPATAASEGVERPAGEKANWPVCLAARLPDSNSAISQNPSAGPLQPACSRIAGKSCPAEENPEERRRLGHTWTASGSPGDSPAVMEPMHWGESCEHQGTPTDEVTPSHGALAPALEFLTPSALLRESKGEGTAAKPALEGLAGEDEASQYGTWTCGVLRDEGRGLVLGGQAASTPRSKGVKGPATQSFPEVKQARGARPKQATDSGVRENAPSAPSRTPKESQSEACESTTGKPLHLGNKEAFGGDVEDGAHGRQRPGLLRRMFSLHSAAEDSLEGATPALTWPEMCDYFFCDTQEPKNNQGRVEETPLSFSKKEQEVPEMYGPEMYEYFFNDPEESWEGGSKETFVEPDRASGSLVQTLSLCESREEPGLATAGEPAGVLSIPEIYEHFFDDGTRGRRSWGEIFLSMPAWEARKAMMAVKSLLRKPTCLVRCSPRNRAAPVPRGSRKRLPLLQLRLPTRIELQPEDLGMAPVLAGGHVPGLCCLCILGCEDVRSAGSGRMEDCVTGKLRHSLCHPLLQTAGHRRTAQHLNTPPWPRQRHVPWAR